One part of the Solanum dulcamara chromosome 8, daSolDulc1.2, whole genome shotgun sequence genome encodes these proteins:
- the LOC129900681 gene encoding homeobox protein knotted-1-like 6 isoform X1, whose translation METKSDSFKDGEEEKKEYYCSSRSGLDSVEEEEIKRKICCHSLYDLLVETHLDCLKQVCLGITEIDKIDQKVEEKPSKYKKVISRTMDHQAELNNKFSSLTMDQPAELDNFMEAYCVALSKLKEAMEEPHLESIKFINHMYSQLSELMELPSSPSSTPSNFDGMKALSNK comes from the exons ATGGAGACAAAAAGTGATAGCTTTAAAGATGGagaggaggaaaaaaaggagTACTACTGTAGTTCTAGATCAGGTCTAGATTCTGTTGAAGAAGAGGAAATTAAGAGGAAAATATGTTGCCACTCTTTGTATGATCTTTTGGTTGAAACTCACTTGGACTGTTTGAAG CAGGTTTGTTTGGGGATCACTGAGATTGACAAAATTGATCAAAAAGTTGAAGAAAAGccatcaaaatataagaaaGTTATCTCACGCACAATGGATCATCAAGCAGAATTGAACAATAAGTTTAGCTCACTCACAATGGATCAACCAGCTGAACTGGACAACTTCATG GAAGCATATTGTGTGGCTCTAAGCAAGCTAAAAGAAGCGATGGAGGAACCTCATTTGGAGTCCATAAAGTTCATTAACCATATGTATTCTCAGCTCAGTGAACTCATGGAActtccttcttctccttccagTACCCCATCTAATTTTG acGGGATGAAGGCCCTTAGCAACAAATGA
- the LOC129901191 gene encoding protein AGENET DOMAIN (AGD)-CONTAINING P1-like, with translation MAPIKVTEINLAQRHQSRMTMISNSIKAIAFKKQQITQVFQKGDEVEVASQEYGFIGSYYTATILSTIGAYHYRVKYKTLLTDDESALLEDVVPAAEVRPAPPHQHETMSENGFLLYNMVDVFANDGWWFGFISGKIGEEYYVYFPTTADNIAYPPHVLRFHQEWSNGKWIFLSRQGGINF, from the coding sequence ATGGCACCAATCAAAGTGACAGAAATTAATTTAGCTCAACGCCACCAATCAAGAATGACAATGATCTCAAATTCAATAAAAGCAATAGCATTCAAGAAACAACAGATAACACAAGTATTCCAAAAGGGCGATGAAGTTGAAGTGGCAAGTCAAGAATATGGATTCATAGGCTCTTACTACACAGCAACTATTCTTTCTACCATTGGTGCTTATCATTACAGAGTCAAGTACAAGACTCTGTTGACTGATGACGAGTCTGCACTGCTAGAGGATGTTGTCCCTGCAGCCGAGGTCCGCCCTGCTCCACCTCATCAACATGAAACTATGTCAGAAAACGGATTCCTTCTGTACAATATGGTTGATGTATTTGCCAACGATGGATGGTGGTTTGGGTTTATCAGTGGGAAAATTGGAGAAGAGTACTATGTCTACTTCCCTACAACTGCGGATAACATTGCATACCCTCCTCATGTGTTGAGATTTCATCAAGAATGGTCTAATGGCAAGTGGATATTTCTTTCAAGACAAGGAGGGATTAATTTTTGA
- the LOC129900681 gene encoding homeobox protein knotted-1-like 6 isoform X2 — protein METKSDSFKDGEEEKKEYYCSSRSGLDSVEEEEIKRKICCHSLYDLLVETHLDCLKVCLGITEIDKIDQKVEEKPSKYKKVISRTMDHQAELNNKFSSLTMDQPAELDNFMEAYCVALSKLKEAMEEPHLESIKFINHMYSQLSELMELPSSPSSTPSNFDGMKALSNK, from the exons ATGGAGACAAAAAGTGATAGCTTTAAAGATGGagaggaggaaaaaaaggagTACTACTGTAGTTCTAGATCAGGTCTAGATTCTGTTGAAGAAGAGGAAATTAAGAGGAAAATATGTTGCCACTCTTTGTATGATCTTTTGGTTGAAACTCACTTGGACTGTTTGAAG GTTTGTTTGGGGATCACTGAGATTGACAAAATTGATCAAAAAGTTGAAGAAAAGccatcaaaatataagaaaGTTATCTCACGCACAATGGATCATCAAGCAGAATTGAACAATAAGTTTAGCTCACTCACAATGGATCAACCAGCTGAACTGGACAACTTCATG GAAGCATATTGTGTGGCTCTAAGCAAGCTAAAAGAAGCGATGGAGGAACCTCATTTGGAGTCCATAAAGTTCATTAACCATATGTATTCTCAGCTCAGTGAACTCATGGAActtccttcttctccttccagTACCCCATCTAATTTTG acGGGATGAAGGCCCTTAGCAACAAATGA
- the LOC129899479 gene encoding 50S ribosomal protein L29, chloroplastic-like, translated as MMSLSIASPSGISFTSKINLSKSSFHGNQIPKIIQARAPNAPPHSCSSLVVKMAKREEELKEIRTKTTVELQEEIVDLKGELFMLRLQRSARNEFKSSEFLRMRKRIARMLTVKRERELEEGINKRISRKLDRKWKKSIVPRPPPSLKKLREEEAAEEAKESAS; from the exons atgaTGAGTCTCTCCATTGCCTCACCTTCAGGTATTAGCTTCACTTCCAAGATTAACCTCTCCAAGTCCTCCTTCCATGGAAATCAGATTCCTAAAATCATTCAGGCGCGTGCACCAAACGCGCCTCCTCATTCTTGTTCGTCTTTGGTGGTGAAAATGGCAAAGAGGGAAGAGGAATTGAAGGAAATCAGAACTAAGACTACTGTAGAGCTTCAGGAAGAGATTGTGGACCTTAAAGGAGAACTTTTTATGCTTCGTCTTCAAAGGTCGGCTCGAAATGAGTTCAAGTCCAGCGAGTTTCTGAGAATGCGCAAAAGG ATTGCAAGGATGCTTACAGTTAAACGGGAGAGAGAGCTTGAAGAAGGGATTAACAAGAGGATATCCAGGAAGCTTGACCGGAAATGGAAGAAAAGCATTGTCCCTAGACCACCCCCCTCTTTGAAGAAGCTACGAGAGGAGGAGGCAGCAGAAGAAGCAAAGGAATCTGCCTCCTGA
- the LOC129900534 gene encoding kunitz trypsin inhibitor 5-like produces the protein MNKVLILLLLSVFSMFTSSNCTPESDPILDINGKILRTHTTYFVVPVNHKYGGISLETTGNEKCQLGIVQEIYDVHGGAVALFPVNPKKGIIRVSTDLNVAIFSTHGCGDQSTVWQLETYDSKTGKYFIKDRGVEGNPGPKTIRNWFKIEKYEQGYKFVYCPSVCTYCKVICKDVGVYMVNGQRRLALSNVPLVFNFKKEFTS, from the coding sequence ATGAATAAGGTATTGATATTACTTCTTCTCTCTGTCTTTTCTATGTTCACAAGTTCCAATTGTACACCTGAATCCGACCCGATTCTTGACATAAACGGAAAAATCCTCCGAACACACACTACGTATTTCGTAGTGCCAGTAAATCACAAATATGGTGGTATTTCTCTAGAAACCACTGGCAATGAGAAATGTCAACTTGGTATAGTCCAAGAAATATACGATGTGCACGGAGGTGCCGTAGCATTATTCCCAGTGAACCCAAAGAAAGGCATAATACGAGTGTCTACTGATTTAAATGTTGCGATTTTCAGCACCCACGGGTGTGGTGATCAATCCACAGTGTGGCAACTTGAGACATATGATTCGAAAACAGGAAAGTATTTTATTAAAGATAGGGGAGTTGAAGGAAATCCTGGTCCTAAGACTATAAGGAATTGGTTCAAAATTGAGAAGTATGAGCAAGGTTACAAGTTTGTTTATTGCCCTTCAGTGTGCACTTACTGCAAAGTCATTTGCAAAGATGTTGGAGTTTATATGGTCAATGGACAGAGACGTTTGGCACTCAGCAATGTCCCTCTTGTGTTCAATTTTAAAAAGGAATTCACTTCTTAA
- the LOC129899477 gene encoding uncharacterized protein LOC129899477, with protein MGRVKLNNDPSPSLKHFSHPHELESCIQLQDLSPCSGCRLPPLGQMYICRPCNFTLHLSCAKFPQLITHPSHPNHPLNLLPISKYPGGQFNCDACKRHGTGFSYHCSYCEFDLHVICASKPLKITHQLHQCSLELTFKNPYANAKGFSCDVCHKIEAKQWLYRCPVCEFDVHLDCLTSAPRQAASQSTAIQHHHSFPGATNQFQQTTMGTQARSHHLMHVASTGAITNNHSLQPTIFQGQARPNQLFHNASTSAVPQQQFLQPPIIQGQARPNLLFHSASTSAVPQQQFLQPPIIQGQVRPNQYMQTPGPNSGFGNGLMNAAIQGLVEGAAQQVGQTFMQGVIGGGDNNGGNEGSSILGSIFGDSSDTQY; from the coding sequence ATGGGAAGGGTGAAATTGAACAATGATCCATCTCCAAGCCTAAAGCACTTTAGTCATCCACATGAATTGGAATCATGCATCCAACTCCAAGATTTAAGCCCTTGTTCAGGATGCAGACTTCCACCATTAGGCCAAATGTACATATGTAGGCCTTGCAACTTCACTCTTCATTTAAGCTGTGCTAAATTCCCACAGCTGATTACACACCCCTCTCATCCGAACCACCCTCTCAACCTCCTCCCAATTTCCAAATACCCCGGTGGTCAATTCAACTGTGATGCCTGTAAACGCCATGGAACCGGCTTTAGCTACCATTGCAGTTATTGTGAGTTTGATCTCCATGTGATTTGTGCATCTAAACCTCTCAAAATCACACACCAACTGCACCAGTGTTCGCTGGAACTCACCTTCAAGAATCCTTATGCTAATGCCAAAGGCTTCTCTTGTGATGTATGCCACAAGATTGAAGCCAAGCAGTGGCTTTATAGATGCCCTGTTTGTGAGTTTGATGTTCATTTGGATTGTTTAACTTCTGCCCCTAGACAGGCAGCTTCACAGTCAACTGCTATCCAGCACCACCATTCATTCCCAGGGGCCACTAACCAATTCCAGCAGACTACTATGGGTACACAAGCAAGGTCACATCATTTGATGCATGTCGCAAGTACAGGTGCAATAACTAACAACCATTCCCTACAGCCTACAATATTTCAAGGACAGGCGAGGCCAAACCAGTTGTTTCATAATGCTAGTACAAGTGCAGTTCCACAGCAACAGTTCCTGCAACCTCCTATAATTCAAGGACAAGCAAGGCCAAACCTCTTGTTTCATAGTGCTAGTACAAGTGCAGTTCCGCAGCAACAGTTCCTGCAACCTCCTATAATCCAAGGACAAGTGAGGCCAAACCAATATATGCAGACTCCAGGGCCAAACAGTGGTTTCGGGAATGGTTTGATGAATGCTGCAATTCAAGGACTTGTAGAAGGTGCAGCTCAGCAGGTTGGTCAGACTTTCATGCAGGGGGTCATAGGTGGTGGTGACAATAATGGTGGAAATGAAggatcatcaatccttggaagcATTTTTGGTGACTCATCAGACACACAGTACTAG
- the LOC129901096 gene encoding protein AGENET DOMAIN (AGD)-CONTAINING P1-like, translating to MARTKVTKKNPEQRHQLRMEMLSKSIKSIAFKKQQIKKKFQKGDEVEVASQQDDFIGSYYAATIVSAVGPYHYRVKYKTLLTDDESELLEEVVTKGEVRPVPPNQRETMPENGFRLYDKVDVFANDGWWFGFISGKTGEEYYVNFPTTGDNIAYPPHVLRFHQEWSNGKWMSLPNTMKE from the coding sequence ATGGCCCGAACCAAAGTGACAAAAAAGAATCCAGAGCAACGCCACCAATTAAGAATGGAGATGCTCTCAAAGTCAATCAAATCAATAGCATTCAAGAAACaacagataaaaaaaaaattccaaaagggtgatgaagttgaagttgcAAGTCAACAAGATGACTTCATAGGTTCTTACTACGCAGCAACTATTGTTTCTGCTGTCGGACCTTATCATTACAGAGTCAAGTACAAGACTCTGCTGACTGATGACGAGTCTGAGCTGCTGGAGGAAGTTGTCACTAAAGGTGAGGTCCGCCCTGTGCCACCTAATCAACGTGAAACAATGCCAGAAAATGGATTCCGTCTATACGATAAGGTTGATGTCTTTGCCAATGATGGATGGTGGTTTGGATTTATCAGTGGCAAAACTGGAGAAGAGTACTATGTCAACTTCCCTACAACTGGGGATAACATTGCATACCCTCCTCATGTGTTGAGATTTCATCAAGAATGGTCTAATGGCAAGTGGATGTCTCTCCCCAATACAATGaaagaataa